DNA from Prevotella melaninogenica:
CTCAAGCATAATGATGTGATTTAGGTTTAGCTTGATATTATTATGATATTAAATAATTCTCCTTCGTTTCTACCCTCTCAAACATCAATCTATTTGAGAGAGCTTGTTGTCTAACTCTTGTCGCATAGCCTCCATCTTTTGACGTCGGTCGATAGAGAATGTAGAGTCATTCGCCTCCACATAATCAAATAAAGCGTATGCTTTTTCCAACAGTATTTGGCGCAAAGGTTGCCCCTTATAGCTTCCTTCGGCATAAAGTAACTCTGCAACCATATTGATTTTGTCTATCCGTTCTTCCTCTTTCCACTGCTCCTTGGCATATGTCAACAGCTCATCAACGGAGAGATTACGTAAATCATCATACTCTCCAACATACTGTCTGTAAAGGTCTTTCAAGTCCTTATCTCGCTTCAACTCATCATCTTTCTTTGTTAGAAAGCGCGAAATTGCAGCATTGAATTCCTCTATCAAGCGAATAAAATAATCTCGTTGTAACATAGTAGATTTCCTTTTATGACACAAAAGTAAATAAAAAATTGATATAAATCCACTTTTCAGTGTGTAATTAAACAAAAAATATTTTAGAATTGAGCTTATAAAGAATTAGCCCAATTAGCCTAATAAGGCCAATTGGGCTAATAGAATAGATACTTTCAGGACTGTGAAAGACTTTTCCACAGCTTCTTGTAAAATTCATGTTTGGTCATTGTTTGGACATTACCAAGGATAATCAACTTCATTCTGGCACGTGTTATGGCAACGTTCATACGACGTAAATCACGTAAAAAACCTATCTGACCATCATCATTGGAACGCACAAGAGAAATGAGTATCACGTCGCGTTCTTGTCCTTGGAAGCCATCAACGGTGTTCACACTGATAAGACTTCGATAGGGCTTGAAGAATGCTCGCTTCTTTATCAGGCTACGAAGATACTGCACTTGAGCACGATAAGGAGAGATAACGCCCACATCTATCCGCTCATCTAACACACGCTGCTTCCCTATCTTAGTAAAGTAATCGACTAAAGTCTTGAGTGTTAGCTCTGCTTCTCCTTTATTTATACGCCCAAAAGAAGAACCAACAAACTGCTCATGAAAGGCGTTTTCCTTGTCATTATCCAACTGGGAAGGAGCAGAATTAGCCTCACTTTCCGTCAAATCATACGATGCTACGACAGCCTCATCGGACGTATCAATCCATACCATTGGATTGTCATAATCGAGGATGCCACGATATTTAATCTGCGGAGCGGTCTCCACCTGTCCACCATAGAACCAATCGGATGAGAAGCGCATAATCTCTTCGTTCATTCGATACTGCACCTTCAACAGCGTTACAACCTCTGGTTTATTCTCTACGATACGTTCCATCAGGGTCTTTCCTAAGCCTCCACGCAGGGCAGCAATGCTTTTCACAGTCGGTGGAAGTTGACAATGATCACCCGCAAAGATGACTCTTGACGCTCTACGAATGGCTATCCAGCAGGCTGCTTCAAGGGCTTGTGCAGCCTCATCGATGAATAAAGTCGTAAAATTCTGACCTTCCATTATCCTACTGTTTGCACCAACGAGGGTGGAAGCAACGACACGTGCCTCGCCGAATAACGCTGCATTGATACGTATCTCAAGCTCTGTGGCACGGCTTTTCAGCCTATCCATCTTCTGATGATAGCTTTCAGAACCTTTCTTTCTGTTGTTTCTCAGTTCACGAATAGCCTTCCGAATCGACCACAACTGAGGGTAATCAGGATGCGCTTCAAACTTTCGTTCGTATGTAAACCCCAGCATCTTATCATTCACTCGGGTAGGATTACCAATGCGAAGAACATTGATACCACGGTCAACAAGCTTCTCACAAATCCAGTCAACAGCCATATTACTCTGCGCACAGACCATTACCTGACTCTCTCGCATCAGTGTTTCGTTGATTGCTTCGACCAATGTTGTTGTCTTACCTGTTCCCGGTGGACCATGAACTACCGCCACATCCTTTGCCCATAACACCTCGTTGACAGCCTTTTCTTGCGTTGGATTCAGCCAAGGTAATCGAATAGGAGCAAAGGAGAACCTCTCTGCCTTTTGTCGTGAATAGAACAAGTCGCGAAGATAAGCCAGCCTATTTCCCTTTGCTTTCATGGTACGGTCTAACGCATCGAACATCATTTGATAACTCATTTCATCAAAACCTAACTGGCAACCAACCTGTTCTGAAGCTGATTGTAGGTCTAACAAGGGTGCGGAATCGGGGACAGCAACAACCATTCTGTCGCCTTCTACATACGATACCGTACCTGTAAAGCCATAGTATTTCAGCTGAACAGCCTTATTAGGAGAGCCTTCCTCTTTCGCAATAAACTTAAAGAAAAGGAGCGGACGACCACATTCAAAGTTATGTTCAATATCCCCATCCTGTGTACGAAATACCTCAATGCACAGTTGGTTGAGTCCATTATAAAACCGTTTACCCACTCTTAATGGGAACCAAGCGTCACCTCGCTTCACTTTCCGCTGCATACCAGCAGTCTCAGTCTGCTTTCTAAAGGCTTCTTTCTCGGCATAATACTCCATTTGAAGCAGCAAACGCTGACGTTGTAAGAGTTGTATTGGACTTTCCTGAAGCATATCTTTTTATAGTTGACAAGTTAACGAGTAGACGAGTTAACAAGTTGCTTGTAAATAATTAAAACGATATTATATATAAATAAAAGCACAGTTTACGCACTAAGTATAAAAGAAAGTAGGTCACTAAAAAAAGAACATTGTACGACTATTCTGCTTCTTCTGTGCCAAAGCATTTTCCATTTGCTTTGTAGCAGCCTTAAAGAAGAACGCAATTAGATGTTCATTCGTCCCTTCCATTCGTATGGTTCGCAAAGCAGCGATATACTCCTGACGATCTTCTTTCTGTATAATCAATTCTGGATAATCATGACGTAGCAAGATGAAGTTGGATAACAACCTGCCTGTTCTCCCATTCCCATCACGGAAAGGATGTAGGTATTCAAAGAAACCATGGAACCGAGCAGAAAGAATCATAGGGTGAAGTTCTCCACGTTTCATCATATCAGCTGTTGAAGACATCAGTCGTGGTACCTGTGCCACCAATCCCTCATGTTCGCCAAAAACCGTATCACCAGCCGCCATATCCACCGTTGTAAACTCCCCAGGTACGGCATCTGCCTGCTTATAAGTGAGCGTACGAAGTGTTACCAACCTATTGATAGTCTTCAATAGTTCGACATCAAAAGGGTGATCTAAATGATTATGCATCCATTCATATGCTGCAAAGTGGTCTGCCATCTCCTGACATTCCAGCAAAGACTTGCCAACTGGATGATAGCCTAACTGCTCTTCAAACAGACAACGTGTATCATCCACCGAGAAAGAAGACCCCTCTATACCACAGCTATGGCAGGAAAAAAGGATTTCAGAATACTCTCTAAACGCCTTCTTCCCCATTGGCAGCACTATCTTTTCTTGATACTCTGCTACCAATTCATCATATCTTTTTATCTCTGTTTCAAACACTTTACAAATATAATACTTTTTATCTAATATCCATTCTACAACGAATAAAAAACAGAAAGGGCTTAACAACTGAAGTCATCAACAATCTCAGCAGCTTTTCCTATTTGTAAACCTGGGGGCGCACAAGAAGATAAGAACAAGACAACTCTGAGGTTTTCATAATGCAATGGCAAAGAAAGAACAAGGTCTAACTTTCCATCTCCATCCAAATCGCCAGCAAACAGAAGACGGAAATAAGCCCCATCCACCTCCGCTTCTCTGCAGATTCGCTCTCCATTCAGTAACAGGGTATAGTTCTTATAGACATCCTCACCTTGTGCCTTTGCCTCTAACTTATAATGTTTTCCTGCAAAAGTAAAGCTACTTGTAGTGCCCGGCGCAAGAAAAGTAGTATCAGAAATCTCTACATCAGCAGTCTTTACCTTCCCCAGATTGATAGGCAACTGATTGACGAATAAGATTGTATTTCGTTTCCCCGACAAGTGAGGTGTCATTCCTCCCACACATGCATCTTCCTTTTTCTGAATACTATAACACGCCTTTCCTACATAATAATCTTTCCCATCCTTATATAGTTCAACCCAATTCTTATTTATCAATGTATCGGGGTTACAAAAACGATAAGCAAAAGGAACCAGAATCTTATATGTTAGTGGTGTCTTCTTCGCAACCTTAACACTATCAACCTTCTTTACAGGCACACTATCTTCCTGTTGTACAGACGACTCCTGCGCCTGACTAACGGGCTTCTTATCGGTACAAGAAAGAAGTATCATACAAAGACTCAACAAAAAGACAAGAAACTTAACTTTCTTCATAATCACATGTTTAACACCTTTCAGCAAACATTATTATCATATATCACACGCTGCAAAAATAACACTTTTCCCTCTATATTCCAACCTCGAACGCTATAAAAGACACAATAGTATTAACTATATATGGGTATTTTGCACCATAACCCCACTTATTTACCTTTTTTATCCTAACTTCTTACGCCACTTCCACGAATATTTACTATTTTTGTCATCAATAATTAACAATAAGAACTAAGACTCTTAAGCTTATGAAAACAAACAAAGTGCAAATTGAGCACAAACTCCCTTCAGAGTGTACAACCATCATCATTGGTCAAGAACAGACAGCTGATGGTTCTATGATAGTAGCGCGTTCAGAGGACTGGGACGCTATGGAAGCTAAGAACTACGAGATATTTGAGGGTACAGACAATGGTCCACGTGAGTTCGTTGCAAAGGATAGCCCTTTCCGTTGCGAACTCCCAGAGAAGGCTTTGGGCTATTCTGCCCTTTCTCCGTATAATCTTCACGGTCATTGGGGCAGTGCTGGTTTCAACACAGCAGGTGTGGGAATGAGTGCTACGGAGAGTATCTTCAGTAGTGACGAGGTGTTGAAACATGACCCATTGGTCGAGAATGGTGTGGCAGAGAACTCTGTCTTCAACATTACCCTACCTTACGTCCGTACCGCCCGCGAAGGTGTTGAGCGATTGGGTATGCTCATCGAGAAATATGGTATTGCTGAAGGTTTCGGCATTGGCTTTGTAGATAGCAAGGAAATATGGTACTTGGAGACAGCTTGCGGCCATCGTTGGTTGGCTTGCCGTATGCCAAAAGATCAGTATTTCGTAACTGGTAACCAGAGCCGTTTCCGTACATACGACCCTAATGATAAAGAGAATTACCTCACATCAGCCGACTTAATTGAGTTTGCTGAGAAGCATGGACTTTACAATCCAGCACAGGGTGCCTTTGATTTCCATGAGGCTTACGCACGTGATATCAAACTCGACACCACCTATAACTACCCACGTGTATGGGGATTGCAGCAGTTCTTCTCTCCAGAAATCAAGAATGACGTAACAAAGAACACCTTCCCTGTCTTAACTAAGGCTGCTCATAAGGTCACACTGACCGAACTTCGCACCGCATTCCGCTTCCACTACGATAATACGGAGCACGACCCATATCTCAATAGTAATCCAAAGGAACCTTACCGTCCTGTTTCTATCTTCCGTACCACACAGACCCACCTCCTGCAGGTACGTCCAGAACTGCCACAGGCTATCGGTTGTGTGAATTATGTTGCTATGGGTATGGCAGACCTCGGTGTGTTCCTCCCACTCTATCAGGGTATCACTTCCTATCCAGAGGCTTACACAAAGGGGAATGGTGAGTCAAGTGCTGACTCAGCTTATTGGAAGTTCCGCAAGATAATGGTATTGGGTATGACCAACTATAACAAGTATGCTCCTACCATCAAAGAGGCGTATGCAAAGTTTGAAGCTGAAACCGACCAGCGTCAACGTGAGATGGAAGAAGAATATCTACGCATCTACAAGACGCAACCTCTCCATGCACAAGACTTGTTACAGGCGTTCTCTGATAAGATTCTTAACAGTGCACTCGACCTTGCCGATCGTCTACAAGAGAAGCTCTTTACACTGATGACACAAGACATTCAGCAGGAGTATCTCTTCCACGGAGCATAAAAGCAAGGAGAATCCTACTTTTATAACAATAAGACTGGCTGTATCAACTGGCAAACAATGCCACTTGATACAGCCTTTTTCTTAGGGAAAAGATACTAAAAACGTTTTCATTTTAATAGCTCGAAAAAATGTAAAAGAGGGTTTGAAAAAACATTACAAAAACACCAACAAGCCCTCTATAAATAACAACAAAAACACCTATAAAAAGCAGATTTGTAACCAACAGGAAATCAATCAGTTATAAAGTAGTACAAAAAAGGTGCTTAATTGGACTTCAAAAGGGCGTTAGTAAGCGTCTTAAAGGGCACCTTTAGCAATTCAATTAGGCGTCTTTTAGAAGCCAAAAGAGCATGTATAGGTTTTGAGTCGCACGAAAATAGTTTACAAATCCCAGTAATATGAGAATGAATTGTTTGTAGAAGACGAATAGACATCATATCAATTAGCATTTAATCTTATATTCTATTCGCTTTTGTAAGACCATCTATTTGGGAGTAATCACACCATGTTAGAGTATGAGCCCTTATTCTATTTCCAATCTATACATTTAACAGAAGAACTCTTTTTTAGCAGCAAATCACATGCTGTAACAACAGTAAAAAGGTAAAAAAACTGTCGTTTCAACATATATATAACTTTTTTTTTCTATCTTTGCAAACAAGAGTTATTACCTATTCGCTTGTTAGAAGCAAAGCAAAACCTAAAAACTCGCTCTGATAGTTCAATGGATAGAACGTAGGTTTCCTAAACCTTTGATCCGGGTTCGATTCCCGGTCGGAGTACTAAATATCACTTCTTATCCTCTCCCTTGTAAGAGAGAAGAGTCTGATTATCATTTTTATATAGATTTACTACTAACAACCTAAAGGAAATATATACCCCATAGTATTTTTCAATCCGCTCTCAAGCAACAGAGAGACTAAAGAAGAGACTTTATGATTGGTGCTATTATAGGAGATATTGTTGGCTCACGCTTCGAATTCGGAGCAGCTCCACAGAAAGGATTTGAGCTTTTTACATCTGATTGTTCTTACACAGATGATACGATTTGCACCATCGCTATTGCCGATGCGGTGCTGAATGAACGTGACTATCAGGAGAGTCTGCTCGATTGGTGTCAGCGTTATCCAGACCCGATGGGCGGATATGGTAGGCGATTCTATCAATGGATTAACTCCGACAATCCCCAGCCCACGGATTCATTTGGTAATGGTTCTGCCATGCGTGTCAGCCCTATTGGGTGGCTATTCGACGAGTGGGAGGATGTAATTGAGGAAGCTAAGAAGAGTGCTATCGTAAGTCATAACCACCCCGAAGGCATTAAGGGCGCACAATGTATTGCTGAAGCTATCTGTTGGCTACGCTTGATGCGCTTTTCTAAGTCGGATGTCGAGCGCAAAGTTGAGAAGTTCTTTGGCTACGAGTTACCACCTATGCGGTATATTAAGAAGATTGGTTCTGAAGGACACTTTGATGGAACCTGTCAGGAAACCGTACCGATGGCACTGCGCTGTTTCATGGATGCCAATAGTTTCGAGGAGACCATCCGCCTCGCTGTACTATGTGATGGCGATACAGACACGAAGGCGTGCATCGCTGGTTCGGTTGCCGAAGCCTATTTTCCTGTGCCAGAATGGATAATCGAAAAGGCAATCAGCTACTTGCCAGATGATATGCTCATTATTCTCGAACAGTTTTATGAGCGTATACAAGATAGCTGTGGGACTAAAAAAGGATAGCTTTAAGCCTTTTAGAATTATGCATTATCAAATCTAACAACGCTGTTTTGAAGACTGTAAAACAGCATTGTTGCAAGTTATTTTCATGAAAATAATTCATCGTTGATGCTCTTTCATGAACGTCCCTAACTGCTTTCGATACAGAATACCAGTATCCTCGCCTATTTTAAGGATAGCTTTTATCGCCTTTGCATTGAAGTCGGTGACACCATAAGAACCTAAATCGGGATTAATATAGAGGTCGGCTTTCGTGCGATTGACATTATATTTCTTTATATCAGGACGTTCTGCCAACCAATCTAAGATACCTCCCAGTCCCTTCAGAAAGCCAAAGGGCGAACGATAGTCATCACGTTTGCGCTGTTGAAGGTCGACGGCAATAACGATATCTGCCCCCATCTTTCGTACAACATCCACTGGAAGATTATTACCCATACCACCATCCACCAGCATCAGCGTGTCTATCTGCACTGGTTTGAACGCACCAGGAATAGCCATACTGGCACGCATATTACGCGCTAAAGAACCAGTATCAAGGACTATTTCTTGTTGACGACGGATGTCAAAGGCTACACACGAGAAGGGAATAGCCTGCTTGACGGTACCACGTTGTACGGGAGAACGACTGATGAGTGAGTCAAGGAAATTATAGATATGGTCACCATGCAACATCCAAAACCCTGTATTTTTATCAGCATCAGCCTTTTTACGAACAGGAAAGCCGAAGAGAAAGATTACACCATCTTCCTCTTTATAGACCTTTCCAACAAGTGTTGTGTCTCTATCTGCCAAAAGTGCCAACCAATTCTGCGAGCGGAAGAGTTTTTCGAGGTCATCTGCACGATAGCCCTGCGCGTATAATCCGCCAATAATCGCACCTATACTTGTTCCAGCAATATAGTCAACAGGAATCTTTTCTCGCTCCAACTCTTTTAGTATTCCTATGGCTGCAGCACCTTTCGCACCACCGCCACCAAGCACAAGTCCCACCTTTGGGCGGGTCTTCCCACCTTCGTTCTGTTGCTGTGCCTTCACAGATAAACCACAGCATATCAGCATCAGAAATACAAGTAAGTATTTTTTCATAGCGACAAAAGTAATGTTTTTCTAAGAGAAAAGCGTGTTTTTTCCTTTTATTGTTGCTTTTCATTTCTCCAACAATCTTCATATTTCCTCAAAAGCAAGTAACTTGTCCACTCGTCAACTTGTCTACTCGTCAACTCCAAAACTAACAACTTGTTCACTCGTAAACTTGTTTACTCGTCAACTATTCCCTACCTTTGCACCATGAAGTTCCATCCTATCCTATCAGAACAGCCCCCATCCACTCGGTTT
Protein-coding regions in this window:
- a CDS encoding AAA domain-containing protein, with translation MLQESPIQLLQRQRLLLQMEYYAEKEAFRKQTETAGMQRKVKRGDAWFPLRVGKRFYNGLNQLCIEVFRTQDGDIEHNFECGRPLLFFKFIAKEEGSPNKAVQLKYYGFTGTVSYVEGDRMVVAVPDSAPLLDLQSASEQVGCQLGFDEMSYQMMFDALDRTMKAKGNRLAYLRDLFYSRQKAERFSFAPIRLPWLNPTQEKAVNEVLWAKDVAVVHGPPGTGKTTTLVEAINETLMRESQVMVCAQSNMAVDWICEKLVDRGINVLRIGNPTRVNDKMLGFTYERKFEAHPDYPQLWSIRKAIRELRNNRKKGSESYHQKMDRLKSRATELEIRINAALFGEARVVASTLVGANSRIMEGQNFTTLFIDEAAQALEAACWIAIRRASRVIFAGDHCQLPPTVKSIAALRGGLGKTLMERIVENKPEVVTLLKVQYRMNEEIMRFSSDWFYGGQVETAPQIKYRGILDYDNPMVWIDTSDEAVVASYDLTESEANSAPSQLDNDKENAFHEQFVGSSFGRINKGEAELTLKTLVDYFTKIGKQRVLDERIDVGVISPYRAQVQYLRSLIKKRAFFKPYRSLISVNTVDGFQGQERDVILISLVRSNDDGQIGFLRDLRRMNVAITRARMKLIILGNVQTMTKHEFYKKLWKSLSQS
- a CDS encoding Fic family protein, encoding MVAEYQEKIVLPMGKKAFREYSEILFSCHSCGIEGSSFSVDDTRCLFEEQLGYHPVGKSLLECQEMADHFAAYEWMHNHLDHPFDVELLKTINRLVTLRTLTYKQADAVPGEFTTVDMAAGDTVFGEHEGLVAQVPRLMSSTADMMKRGELHPMILSARFHGFFEYLHPFRDGNGRTGRLLSNFILLRHDYPELIIQKEDRQEYIAALRTIRMEGTNEHLIAFFFKAATKQMENALAQKKQNSRTMFFF
- a CDS encoding C69 family dipeptidase, which encodes MKTNKVQIEHKLPSECTTIIIGQEQTADGSMIVARSEDWDAMEAKNYEIFEGTDNGPREFVAKDSPFRCELPEKALGYSALSPYNLHGHWGSAGFNTAGVGMSATESIFSSDEVLKHDPLVENGVAENSVFNITLPYVRTAREGVERLGMLIEKYGIAEGFGIGFVDSKEIWYLETACGHRWLACRMPKDQYFVTGNQSRFRTYDPNDKENYLTSADLIEFAEKHGLYNPAQGAFDFHEAYARDIKLDTTYNYPRVWGLQQFFSPEIKNDVTKNTFPVLTKAAHKVTLTELRTAFRFHYDNTEHDPYLNSNPKEPYRPVSIFRTTQTHLLQVRPELPQAIGCVNYVAMGMADLGVFLPLYQGITSYPEAYTKGNGESSADSAYWKFRKIMVLGMTNYNKYAPTIKEAYAKFEAETDQRQREMEEEYLRIYKTQPLHAQDLLQAFSDKILNSALDLADRLQEKLFTLMTQDIQQEYLFHGA
- a CDS encoding ADP-ribosylglycohydrolase family protein, with translation MIGAIIGDIVGSRFEFGAAPQKGFELFTSDCSYTDDTICTIAIADAVLNERDYQESLLDWCQRYPDPMGGYGRRFYQWINSDNPQPTDSFGNGSAMRVSPIGWLFDEWEDVIEEAKKSAIVSHNHPEGIKGAQCIAEAICWLRLMRFSKSDVERKVEKFFGYELPPMRYIKKIGSEGHFDGTCQETVPMALRCFMDANSFEETIRLAVLCDGDTDTKACIAGSVAEAYFPVPEWIIEKAISYLPDDMLIILEQFYERIQDSCGTKKG
- a CDS encoding patatin-like phospholipase family protein, which encodes MKKYLLVFLMLICCGLSVKAQQQNEGGKTRPKVGLVLGGGGAKGAAAIGILKELEREKIPVDYIAGTSIGAIIGGLYAQGYRADDLEKLFRSQNWLALLADRDTTLVGKVYKEEDGVIFLFGFPVRKKADADKNTGFWMLHGDHIYNFLDSLISRSPVQRGTVKQAIPFSCVAFDIRRQQEIVLDTGSLARNMRASMAIPGAFKPVQIDTLMLVDGGMGNNLPVDVVRKMGADIVIAVDLQQRKRDDYRSPFGFLKGLGGILDWLAERPDIKKYNVNRTKADLYINPDLGSYGVTDFNAKAIKAILKIGEDTGILYRKQLGTFMKEHQR